A part of Kitasatospora acidiphila genomic DNA contains:
- a CDS encoding DUF6083 domain-containing protein: MLLAPAAECGGREPVLIGEVIRAVGSYLTERGQAMAEAAAADHKPTGRCRYCQREAAWHPTVRGRWILLDLDDHPAHCVPNGRRWQVDPRGTVATVTPSAVIRMCRIAHWDVCPGLPAPRDVYLESVRHRLITGQSRNRPPMDGRIFRTSASPCSDSK, from the coding sequence GTGCTGCTCGCGCCGGCGGCGGAGTGCGGTGGCCGGGAGCCGGTGCTGATCGGCGAGGTGATCCGGGCCGTGGGCAGCTATCTGACCGAGCGCGGGCAGGCCATGGCCGAGGCCGCAGCCGCGGACCACAAGCCTACGGGCCGCTGCCGCTACTGCCAGCGTGAGGCGGCCTGGCATCCGACGGTTCGCGGGCGTTGGATCCTGCTCGACCTGGATGATCATCCCGCGCACTGCGTCCCCAACGGCCGTCGCTGGCAGGTGGATCCGCGTGGCACCGTCGCGACCGTGACCCCGTCCGCCGTCATCCGGATGTGCCGGATCGCCCACTGGGACGTCTGCCCGGGCCTGCCCGCGCCGAGGGACGTGTACCTGGAGTCGGTGCGGCACCGGCTGATCACCGGTCAGAGCCGGAACAGGCCGCCGATGGACGGAAGAATCTTCCGGACGTCCGCGTCGCCGTGTTCGGACTCGAAGTAG